The nucleotide sequence CCGTTTTTGTCAGACTTTTGAGTCCGCGCGACCTTTGCGCCAACTCAGCCAAGGATGGCACGCATGTCCCGAGCTGTTCGCTCCGTTGTGTGGTCAGTCGGTCTCGCCCTGAGCGTTGCCGGGGCTGGCTGCGCCCATATGATTGAGAACCGAGCCATCACGACGTTCGCCAAAAATCTCGAGGCACAAAACCTCGAAGGTTTGAAGGTCGCCTCGTCTGATGACTTCAATAAGCGAGCGCTGCGCACTGCGACGGCGTTGGAAGATATTAAGATCTTGCGCATCCCCGATGGCAAGACGTCGATCATGAACGTCGAAAAGGTTTCTGAAACCAAAAAGCGAGTCACCGTCCAGGTGGGCGAAGACAAGAAAGAAGTCTTCTACGAATTGACACTCGATGACTCGGGTAAGTGGGTCATCGATGACATCTACCTCAAGCAGAAGAAAAAAGGAATTGAAGCGTACAAGTCGGTGACCGAGCAGATGGACCTGCTGCTCACCGTACGCGAATTCCTGGATGCCTGGAACCATGGTGACCGCGAGCAGGTTCTCTCCGTCGCCACGCCGAAGCTGCGGACGGCACTCGAAGAACTGCCTCCTCCCTTCCTGGCCCAGGTGACACGTCAGGTCACGTCGAACAAACCAGCCAGTGGAAAATTCCGCCCGTCGGCATCAATGGACGAAAAACTGGCCGTCGTCAGACTTCCCCGGAAATCCGGAGAGACCGTGCTCTCGATGGAGCTGCGGAAAGGAAAATGGCAGGTCGCCGACATCGCCATTTTGTGTAAGGACGAAGAAGAAAAACTTCCCTCCGTGCTGAACCTCGCTCATGCCGTGAATCGGTGTGTCGGATTCCTCGCCGCATACCAGGCGGACGATAAAACCAGGCTGGAAACTCTCTGCGAAAACGACTTCTTCCAGGGAAGCTTGTCGTTCGCCGATCTGTCGCAGGCCCGGCTCCCCGATCCGCACTTGCCCGAACACGAACTTCAGGTCCGGCTGCGTGGTAACCGCGCCGACTTCACACTTCGCAGCGAAGCGGAGTTCATTCAGATCGACATGCAGCGTGAACCCGACATCACCTCGGATGCACTTCCCGCTTACGTTGTCTCTGACGTCACCATCTACGAAGTGGATACCAAGCAGGAAAAACGACTTTCCGCCCTGTTCACCGCCCAGGGGATGCTGGAAGTGTTCGTCGATGCTCTGTCCCATCGTAAACTCGATCAGATCAAGCACTGTTCCACTCGCGACTTCTCCAGCCGTGTCTGGGACAAAATGTCGGAAGCAACCGTCCCGTCGATGCCGCTCGAAGGATTCGATTCACCCGAAGTCGAATACGTTTCCGCAACCTTCCAGGGAGCGCTCACGAAAATCGAAGTCCGCCAGGGTGGCCGGCCCTACACCTACCTGCTGCGAGACGAACGTGGAAAGTTCCTGGTGGACGACGTGCAGTGGCAGGTCACGGGGGTTCCCGCATCCGTGAAATCAACGCTGGAAATCCTGATTCCGATTCAAGATTTTGCTGCCGGAATAACGCTTGGCCGCAACGCCGAGCAGCAGGAGCAGGCACTGGACTTGATCAGGGGCAACTGCACCAACGACTTCAACCGCATGGTCTGGAGTCAGTCGGACTTTGTGCCGAACTCGGGCATGTCAGCAGACACATTCCTTCAGGCCCCTGTCAAATCGATGGCGTTCGGCGACAAGGAAGTGGTTGTCAACTTTGGGGACCAGAAGTACGGAGCCAAGGTCACGCTGCGGCATGAGTATGATCGCTATATCGTGGACGACATCATGCTGATCGCGGGACCCGAAGAGTCACAGCGTCTGGCATTGCGGCAAACGCTGCGAACACAACTGGCGAACGGCAAGGCCCGCGGCCCCCAGACGGTCGTACAGGCGAGCTTTTCTCCGAAAGAAGATCCGCAGGTCGAACGAGCTGTGCATCAGACGTCGGAAGAGACGGACGACATCAGTCCCGCAGCATTCAATCCCCCTCGTGAACTCGAGCCTGAAGACGCCGAACCGCTCGATCCGTTCGCGGACGAATTCCAGCAGGAACCGTGAACGAACGCGACCTGGCGGATTCAGGTTCACGTCCTGTCCGCCGGTTACACAGGTCGTCGCTTAGCGAGGATGCGGTCGAGCTGATTGGCAAATGCCTGCCGATCATTTCCCCCGAACGGGGCGGGACCACCTCCGACAACTCCTTCGCCTCGCAGGCCATCCAGCAGGTTTCGCATCGCCAGTCGCTCGCCAATATTCTCTTCCGTATAGAGATGGCCGCGCGGGTCCAGGGCGGTTCCCCCTTTCTCGACGACGTACGCCGCGAGCGGGATGTCCGCCGTGATCACCAGATCACCCGGATTCAGTAGTTCAACAATCTGCTGATCCGCAACATTCAGTCCGGCGGGAACCGTCAATTGACTGATGAACTCCGAACGTGGAAGCCTCATTGGTTGATTCGCCACCACCGTCAGCGGAATCCGGATCCGATTCGCCGCACGGAACACAATTTCTTTGATGACTGCAGGGCAGGCATCGCCATCCACCCAGATTCGCATGACAGACCTTTCCAATTCGACCTGACCTATCCTGATGATCTCGCTGGCGGGTCAGGTTCCATTTCCAACCGGGGAGCGTAGATCATCCCCTCTGTGTCTTGCAGGGTGCCCATTCGGAATTTTGGTCCCGAAACCCGGCTGCACCCGTTCAGCGCAAGAATCGTCCCCCATTGAGGTCGATCACGCCACCTGTCATGAAGCTCGACGCATCCGACGCCAGGAACAGAACCGCCTGGGCAATTTCACTCGACTGAGAGTTCCGTCCCAGCGGTGTCTGCCGACGATAATCTTCCATCTTCTCTGGCGTCGTGAAGATTTCATGATGACGCGTTTCGACAACACCCGGCATGATGCAATTCGCCCGGACATCCGGAGCCAGCTCTCTCGACAACGTTCGCGTAAAGACCTGTAACGCACCTTTTGCCGCGGCGTATGGACCTGCACCCCCTGATCCCCCCGTCTGCACAGACAGGGAAAGGTTGTTAATAATACTTGCGTGTCCCGCACTCTTTCTCAGGTGCGGTATTGCACGGCGTGTGATCAGGAACGCGGAGTGGACATTGACCTGAAAAGCCTGCATCCAGAGATCGGTCGGACATTGCTCGATGGAAGATCGTGAGAGGGGATTACCGGCATTGTTGAACAGAATGTCCAGCCGACCGGTTTGCGATACGAAGTGATCCACGACGCGGTTGGCGTCGACTTCCAACGTCAGGTCTCCCTGCAGCAACACACCGCGACCACCGGCCTTTTCAATCTCGGCCAGTGTTTCATGGGCCCCTTTCGCATCGGTGTTGTAATGAATCCCCACCATCGCCCCCGCTTGTGCCAGTGCGATGGCGGCAGCCTGGCCGATGCCACCCCCTGCTCCCGTCACCAAGGCAGTTCGGCCAGTCAGGTCAAATTGCGTCTGTTCAAATGAGGACAAGGTTTGGGCAACTTTCAATTTTGCGAAATGATTGGACCTGCGACACCGTTGCGAGCATGATACGACGTCTGCCTCGGCCCGTCCAAACTTGGCGGATGATGACCTGCACTCCCCGAGCGCACCGGACCAGGAAGCTCCATCCCGTCGCGGGGTTTTGGGGTGAGGTTCCTGCGGTGACCGCTATCAGAGACGGCCCACAGGGCTGAGGGAACCGGGGGGGAATGAGGATGGTTTCAGAACATGGACTGATTGGAGCGGGATCACTTCGTGACGCTAGCGGAACAGATTGAGATCGCCTGCCTGATGGAAGCCACCGCCCGGAAGCCGGGCAACGTCCATCCCGCGGCGGCATTCAGCGACCTGACCTACAACGATTTTGTTCAAGCGGCAAAAGCAGTGGCAGCACCGCTCGCCGCCTTGGCCCCCTCTTCTGCAGGCGGTACTGACATCGGTCCGGGCCGGAACCTTCGTACTTCATCCCCCGGTCCTCCTCGTTTGGGAGCAGCAATTTTCAACGCCGTCAGAGCCACGCGCGATGCCACGGGCACGAACGTCAACCTGGGAATCATCCTGCTGCTGGCTCCGCTCGTCGCCGTTCCCCATAACGTTCCACTGGAAGAGGGAATTGGCGCCGTCCTGGACAATACGACCACGGGCGATGCCGGGGAGGTCTACGCGGCGATCCGACTGGCTCTGCCGGGGGGAATGGGCGAAGCCTCGTCCCAGGACATTCGCGAGCAACCCACGGTCACGTTGCGGGAGGCAATGCAACTGGCCGTCGATCGGGACCGCATCGCAGAGCAGTACTGCACCAACTACCGGCTGGTGTTTGCAGCACGCCGAAAGCTGGCGGATCTGTTCTTAACCACGACCGACTGGGAACAGGCCGTTGTCCTGCTGCATGTCTGGATGATGGCCGAATGGCCCGACACGCTGATTGCCCGCAAATGTGGCTGGGACATCGCCCGGGAATCCGCCACGCGAGCCGCTGCCGTTCTGACCACTGCGGTCGGTTCGGCGCTTCCCGACCGGTCGCGGCTGGCAGAACTCGATTGCTGGCTGCGTTCAGATGGGCATCGCCGAAATCCGGGAACGACGGCCGATCTGGTGGCTGCGGCCTTGTTTGCCGCCTTGCGAGATGGTCTGATCCCCTCTCCGACCCGGTCCGCGATCACTGACCGGGCAAACCTGATTCTGACTGCTACTGCCGAGACGACGATATGACAACCGAGCGATATCACGTGCGTGTGACGAAAGACCACCTCGTCTTCAGTGCCGCGCACTTCATCACGTTCAACGGAAACATCTGCGAACGTCTGCATGGACACAACTGGCGAGTCGCCGTCGAAGTTGCCGGGCCACTGGACGAGAACCACTATGTGTTCGACTTTATCGCGCTGAGAGACGCCACACAGAAGCTGGTCAATGAGCTTGACCATCATGTTCTTTTACCGACGCAGCACGAGGCGATCCACGTCACGACCACCGATCGCGAGGTAACCGCGACCTTTGCGGAGCGCCGCTGGGTCTTCCCGCTGGAAGATTGTGTCCTGTTACCCGTCGCCAACACGACGGCCGAACTGATTGGGCACTGGCTGGCACTTCGGTTGAAGGAAGTCTTCCTGAATCACCCGGGAGGCAAGAATCTCGAAACTCTGAGAGTTGAGGTCGAAGAGAACTTCGGACAATGGGCCGTCTGCCAGATGGACCTCACCTCGCACTAGCCTCTCCCGCATTGACCCCGCCCGGTTAGACGGACGGCAACTGCCGCAAGCGCCCCGCAAACCCCCGCAAACCCCCGAAAAGTCGAACCGGGATCGTTCAGACAGACCTGACTCCGCCCCCAAGGACCTCCCTGGATCGACAATGAAGGCAATCGTCGTGCAACCACAACGTCGAATACCGCTCTGGATCACGCTCATCGGGGTCGCTCTTGCTGTGGCAATCGGTTGGTCTGTTTTCTTCTTAGAACCTCGCCAGCCGTGGAACGTGATCGTCATCACGCTCGACACAACCCGTGCCGATCATCTTGGCTGCTATGGTGCGGAAGACGTCCATACGCCGATGATCGATGAACTGGCCAGCCGAGGCGTCCTTTTCGAGCGAGCGTATGCCCCGGCCCCACTCACGCTGACCTCGCATTCCACCATGTTCACCGGGCTTCATCCTCCTGAACATGGCCTGATCACCAACGGAAAGGGCCGATTGCCGGACGAGATCGAGACCTTCGCGGAGGTGCTCTCTCGTGCGGGCTACGCCACCGGGGCCTTCGTTGCGTCATTCGTGCTCGACTCGCGTTTCGGCCTCAATCAGGGGTTTGAAACCTATGACGATGACCTGAGTGGTACCGTACGGCCGCATGACGTTCTGCACCGTGAGCGAAGTGGCTCTGTTGTCGTCGATTCGGCACTCAAGTGGCTGGCGAGCCACAAGCAGGAAAAATTTCACTGCTGGATCCACTTGTATGACCCACACTTCCCCTATCAGCCCCATGAAGTCCTGTTCGGCGACAAGTTCCAGGAACGACTCTACGATGGCGAAATTGGGTTCGTCGATCGACAGATTGCCAGGATCACGAAATTCCTGCGAGAGGAAAAACTGACTGACAACACCTGCATTGTGATCGTCGGTGACCACGGTGAAGGATTGAACGAACATCAGGAACCTACGCACGGCTATCTGCTGTATCGCTCCACGCTGCATATCCCGCTGATCATCGTCCCGCCCCCGTCGTCCCCATTCCCCGCCTCCCCGCCTCCCGTTCGCGTCGCACAGCCGGTCCCGCTGGTGGATCTGATGCCGACGATGCTCGATCTGTTACGACTTCCCATCCCTAAACCGCTCAGCGGCCAGAGTCTGGCGGGCCTGTGGCGTGGGGAACCGATCAGTCCCCGAGACTGCTTTTCGATGACCGACGAGCCATTCCTGGATAACGGCTGGGCTCCCCTGCGAAGTCTGACGACAAGCGAATGGAAGTACGTCCGATCTCCCAAAGCAGAACTCTACAGGATCTCGGATGACCCGGACGAACTGACAAACCTGGCCGAGTCGCAGCCGGACGTCGTGAATGATCTTGAACAGCGGCTGATGGCGATCGAAGACAGACTGCGAATACGCGAAGTGAACCCCGCCGAGCTTTCTGCGAAGGAACGGAAGACCCTGGCGAGCCTGGGCTATACCGGCGGCCTTTCCGGACGCACCTCCCACGGCCCCCCGTCAGAGATCGACGTGAAAGACATGTTGCCACTCTACAACCAGCTCTCCGAGGCGATTGAGTTGTTAGAACATGGTGACCTGAAAGCGGCCGAAACGTCACTTCGGCAGATCGTTGAGACGAACCCTCGTTACCTGAAAGCAATGGGAAACCTGGGTATCTGTCTGGCGCAGCAGCAGAAGTGGGATGAAGCGATCGAATGCTATCAGAAAGTGCTGAAGATCGACCCCGACGACTTCAGTGCCCTGATGAATCTGGCGGCGGCCGACGCTGTTCACGGCCGAATAGATGAGGCCATCTCGAACTACCATCGGGCTCAGACAGCCGACCCCAAATCCCCGGCGCCCCCCTTTCACCTGGCCCAGCTCGCAGTCGAAAACGGAGGCTGGCCGCAGGCACTCGAACTGTTTGCCAAAGCGGTCAAACTTGACCCCGAATTTGACGAAGCCCATCGTGCGTGGGGCGATCTGCTGGTGGAACTGGGAGACCATGATGGAGCGGCCAAACATTACGATGCGGCCCTGGCGATCAATCCCGAATCGCTGACGGCCATCGTGAATCGAGGGATTCTGGATGCTCGCCGGGGTGAGACCGAAGCGGCCGAGCAGCAATTCCGCCGAGCTCTCGAATTGGCCCCCGACAACCTGCTCTGCCGACGAAACCT is from Schlesneria sp. DSM 10557 and encodes:
- a CDS encoding tetratricopeptide repeat protein is translated as MKAIVVQPQRRIPLWITLIGVALAVAIGWSVFFLEPRQPWNVIVITLDTTRADHLGCYGAEDVHTPMIDELASRGVLFERAYAPAPLTLTSHSTMFTGLHPPEHGLITNGKGRLPDEIETFAEVLSRAGYATGAFVASFVLDSRFGLNQGFETYDDDLSGTVRPHDVLHRERSGSVVVDSALKWLASHKQEKFHCWIHLYDPHFPYQPHEVLFGDKFQERLYDGEIGFVDRQIARITKFLREEKLTDNTCIVIVGDHGEGLNEHQEPTHGYLLYRSTLHIPLIIVPPPSSPFPASPPPVRVAQPVPLVDLMPTMLDLLRLPIPKPLSGQSLAGLWRGEPISPRDCFSMTDEPFLDNGWAPLRSLTTSEWKYVRSPKAELYRISDDPDELTNLAESQPDVVNDLEQRLMAIEDRLRIREVNPAELSAKERKTLASLGYTGGLSGRTSHGPPSEIDVKDMLPLYNQLSEAIELLEHGDLKAAETSLRQIVETNPRYLKAMGNLGICLAQQQKWDEAIECYQKVLKIDPDDFSALMNLAAADAVHGRIDEAISNYHRAQTADPKSPAPPFHLAQLAVENGGWPQALELFAKAVKLDPEFDEAHRAWGDLLVELGDHDGAAKHYDAALAINPESLTAIVNRGILDARRGETEAAEQQFRRALELAPDNLLCRRNLGLIHQQRGRMADAINEFEQSLKLAPDHIPTLLSLGWIRASHPDPQWRNAAEGLKLAEQACAGSQRQSADSLDLLAAAYAESERFDEAVSAATEALEKIPPQQPSLGDELKRRRELYRQKKPYRQPAP
- a CDS encoding SDR family NAD(P)-dependent oxidoreductase — translated: MSSFEQTQFDLTGRTALVTGAGGGIGQAAAIALAQAGAMVGIHYNTDAKGAHETLAEIEKAGGRGVLLQGDLTLEVDANRVVDHFVSQTGRLDILFNNAGNPLSRSSIEQCPTDLWMQAFQVNVHSAFLITRRAIPHLRKSAGHASIINNLSLSVQTGGSGGAGPYAAAKGALQVFTRTLSRELAPDVRANCIMPGVVETRHHEIFTTPEKMEDYRRQTPLGRNSQSSEIAQAVLFLASDASSFMTGGVIDLNGGRFLR
- a CDS encoding YaiI/YqxD family protein — encoded protein: MRIWVDGDACPAVIKEIVFRAANRIRIPLTVVANQPMRLPRSEFISQLTVPAGLNVADQQIVELLNPGDLVITADIPLAAYVVEKGGTALDPRGHLYTEENIGERLAMRNLLDGLRGEGVVGGGPAPFGGNDRQAFANQLDRILAKRRPV
- a CDS encoding triphosphoribosyl-dephospho-CoA synthase; this encodes MTLAEQIEIACLMEATARKPGNVHPAAAFSDLTYNDFVQAAKAVAAPLAALAPSSAGGTDIGPGRNLRTSSPGPPRLGAAIFNAVRATRDATGTNVNLGIILLLAPLVAVPHNVPLEEGIGAVLDNTTTGDAGEVYAAIRLALPGGMGEASSQDIREQPTVTLREAMQLAVDRDRIAEQYCTNYRLVFAARRKLADLFLTTTDWEQAVVLLHVWMMAEWPDTLIARKCGWDIARESATRAAAVLTTAVGSALPDRSRLAELDCWLRSDGHRRNPGTTADLVAAALFAALRDGLIPSPTRSAITDRANLILTATAETTI
- a CDS encoding 6-pyruvoyl tetrahydropterin synthase family protein is translated as MTTERYHVRVTKDHLVFSAAHFITFNGNICERLHGHNWRVAVEVAGPLDENHYVFDFIALRDATQKLVNELDHHVLLPTQHEAIHVTTTDREVTATFAERRWVFPLEDCVLLPVANTTAELIGHWLALRLKEVFLNHPGGKNLETLRVEVEENFGQWAVCQMDLTSH